ATAACAACTTAATGAGCTATTATATAAATCAAGAGAGAAATAATTAGTCTTAAGGAAGCCAATACTGTGCCAATTCCCAGTAAGGAGAAAAAGCAATGTAAATAGAATTTTACATAACCAACAATAACTTGAAAAGCAGTTTTATCAAAATGGTTTTGCAAAGGTTTCCGAAAAGCACTTACAGCAATTTATATCAAGAGATCCTAAGTTTAGGGGTATGGAGAATCTCAATTCTTTAAAGTAGAAATTCACCAGTTTCATAATTGTAATATGTCATTTTCTCCCCTAGGACCTAAGATATTTATACATTCAAAAGTTTATAACTTGCTGTTCTTGAGACATTGTTTGTTCTCTACTACATACATtgagtaaaataaataactacaaGAAAGCTTCAACAATCTAAATTAACATTATGCtgtgcaaaacaaaaacaaaaacaaaacaaaaaaaagtcagatcTTGAACAACCTACATTCTATGTAAATACCCTGACTAAAATATTGGTTGTGCTACACAATTCCACTTCAGCGCAGAAATGCATTGATTTCACTGTACCATTGTTGGTGGCTTCTCAAGTGTCTTTAGCACTTCTGTTTCTAAGCATTGCCTTgctttgaaaagatgaataatttGCTACCAAATCACAAATCATCACAAATCCATTTTAGTGTGGTCTGAATAAAATCCagcataaatgtattattttattctggGTATAACGGCTCGGTGTCTTTGTCCCAACAGCTTTCTTCTTAAGGGCAAACCACGGTTGAAGTTGTCATTTTGGGTTTAAACTGTACAAAAGAGGAGACAGTGAAGCttgccatttgtttttgttttctttttaagtgtcCAGATCTTGCTAGGACACTTCTTCCAGACCAACAGTCAGAGAGTTGTGGCACGTGATCCTATTTGAAATAGAGGTGGTCTAAATCAGCCAAGCTTGGTGATCTGGAGGTCTCCGTTTATCTTTATGGTGTCAATTGCAGATAACGTTTGAATGCGATGGTAAAAATCAAAAAGTTGGTGTCCATCCACAAACACTCGGAAACGTGGGTGCTCACAAAGAATTTCCACctggaagaaacaaaataataatccACAATTTCAATGAACCCTACTGGGGAAAACAAATAATActtcattttagagaaaaaaaggcagTATCTTCAGTGGTTCACAAACATTAGAATGTATTGAAACCTGCAGAGGGCTTGTTAGAACACAGATTGTTGGGCTTTACCTCCaaaatttctgattcagtaggtgtaAGAATGTGTGTTTCTACCAAGTTCCAAGGTAATGCTGATATTGCTAGAATAGAGAAcccactttgagaaccattgctctacACTATTCAATATAATaccttttaaagatttaaaactgCATTGCTTTAACATATCTCCCTTCTCCCTATACTCCAGAAAGTGATGTAAAGTAGCACAGACTTGTTTATATGGCACTTAATGCCTCCACTGTCATCCCCTGAACTATTCCACCTTCAGAAGGGCCCCTCACAAGGCAGAACTGGCATCCATTAGTAGCAGACCATAATAGTCTAGACACTCAAAATATGCTAAGCACTAAGGCAGAGAGAAGGTTACACATAGTAATTACCACTGGACAAAGAACATGTAATTAGCAAGGTTTTGTTGAGTCAAACAGAAATACGGGTTCCATAAGGTAAAAGCTTTTTCCTCAAGTAATTTACCATAAAGTTTAATTACTGGTAGTGTGCTATGATGGGTTTATTAAAAGCATTGGTATTCACCATGTAAGGAGGCTCCATATGTGATATTAGTCACATTTAATTCATATTACTAAAATTTTATCACCAAGAAAGGCCTATTTCACTTCAGTTTTGTTGTTGGGCACATTATATTCCTCCTGGCAGTCAGAAGCTGTGGTTATTCACATTCATGAGCTATGCATTAAGGTTCATCACTGAGAAACTATCCTCGCCAAGAGGAGCCCAAGGGGACATCATCATTCTAGAGAAAGGGGTGAGGAGAGAGAATGGGTCAAGGGTGCTTTCCAGAGACTATAACTAGAAGGGCAACTATCTAAATTCTACCACTGATGCAAAAATCATGGATTCTTATTTTCCCCCTCAGAATGTAAGAAGGGAAGTGAAATAATTACTTCTTCATGAGGCACTTGAAAATTTCTAGATGAAGGGTAACCAGTTAAGTGTAGTTCTGTTTTATTGGGCTCATATGTCATGGAGCTTTTAACTGAGTTGTCATTATTGTGATGTAATGTGAAGGTGTAATGACAATTCATCACTAGGTCTGGCCCCTTTTCAACACCATTACTacttgcatttcctttttttttttgacagagccttgctctgtcacccaggttggagtgcagtgatgtaaccatagctcactgtagccttgaatgtctgggctcaagcgatcctcccgtctcagcctcccaaatagctaggactacaggtgtgtgacactacgccaggctaatctttttttttttttaaagaggcagggtttttgctatgtttcctaggctggtcttgaactcctttgctcaagcaatcctcttgcctcagcctcccaaagtggtgggattacaggcacaagccaatGTGCCACTACTTGCATCTCTTATTTGGCATTGCCTTTCATAGAGGAAGGTGCTGCTAATGCTGCTTGATTGAATGAAAAGTTTGGATTGTGCTTCCTGCCCAAAAGATAGTGGGGAGCAAATCTTTATTCATCCAGTCCCAAGGGAAGGAATTTGTCAGCCACACAGTCTGTAACCATGAAATAGACTGAGGTTAATTAATCCAGAGCGGGAAACAAGGACACAAACATGGCCTCATTAGCAAAGGgaacaagagaaaatgaaatgatcaTCATCATTTAAATGTCATACAAATAAGGCTGAGAGCTAATAAGTAGCTCTCAaccttattaatatttattaatatttaataagtggGTATTTACTAGTATTGATTAATCAATCAGATATTTGGGGGTAGGTATCTACTATATGTTGGGTACTACATAGAAAAGTTACTTATTCTTAACAATTTGGTCATGTAAATATGGGTCTATTTAAATGTATGAGCTGAATAGAACTAACAGTTACTACGGCAAGTGTTAATTTACATCCACAAACAGagctcttttgatctttttttcacCATTGGGTGACAAATTTCCTGGACATGCAAAAATTCTGGCCGCTTCAAGTGTTCTTGGCACACACTAGGTAAGCCGAACATTATCACCCTGCCAGTGGCTGGAGCCGAGGCACTCGAGGTACTCACCCTGAATGGCTGGTCTGGAATGAATGGAAAGTAAGGGATTGCTGACTGTTCTTCACCCCTCTCCCCAGATATACAAGAATTTCTGAGTAGCTGCCGATCTGTGAACACAGCTTTGAGTTCGATTGCCACATCGGCAGGAGGGTCTTCCGAGTCCCCACAGGTCAAGCTGATTGCAAAGCTGAAAAGAAAATCATCTCATTGATTCAGGGTTGGatataaaaacatttcaaaattaccCAGGTGCTTATATTTCCTGTTCCTCCTCTGGGTTTGCCCGTTTTTAAGAGGCCACTACTCTTCAAGAGAGGTTAGATTATGGAGAAGTAAGTCAAACCAGTTTATTTTGTTACCTAAAGCAAGCTCTGGTGAAAACTTTGGTGGAGCTGAAAATGACTAAAATTAGCGATTTCAAATACCCCAAAGCGACCACACATCTATGTCTTAATCCACTTCGGAATTCTCAAAAACAGCCACAGAAATTGACCACGGGAAATAATGTTAAGTTGGGTTCTTATTCATCTTGATAGTTCTTGCTCCTGGCACCATGtttcaaaaccataaaaaaaaaaaaaaaaaaaaaaaaaaaatcctttggcCTCCCTAAGGGTCAAAGAGAAAATGTGGGCCTATATTTATAATCTCTGATATAAATAGCTGTCTGGAGAAATGATGGCTGGGATtcatacacattcttttcatgggAACATGGTACTTTCTTGGCACTGGCAACTAGCAACACTGTCcacaaggagaggaagaggaggagtgcTAAACTACAACAGGAGTGGGCAGGGCTCAGCCACAGCCTGATAGCTCTATCCTGACAAAGACTCTGCCTTACCTCTCTGGGTTGAGGTCTACAATGCCCATCACTAACACCTTCTTGCCTGGTCTCATGCCACCTTTAATGTGCCCACAAAATGGAACTATCTGCAAAGggtgggaaaagaaaaatgagtttcaCAGCCTGTTAGGGAAGAGCCAAGACCTCAGATCCTGAAGGCCTGACCCATTGGAAAATGCAATAAACAAacgaataaaattttaaaaagcaatgagaaAGGAGGAGGGTACAGGCAGAGACACAGAACACAGAGCAAAGCCATTTACCAGTCGTGGGAAGTACACGTCCGCTTGAACTGGAGAGCTCAAAGAGTTGTTTAAATGGCCATCATCTAGTTTCTAAAAATAGAAGCACACAGATTGGCTTTccatgggctcttttttggggGGCTGGAGGAAGAACCCACACAGATGTGGTGGAATCCAGCAGTCTTCCACACGCACACAGTGTCTGCAGATGATGCCTCTTCACTGTCTCTTAGATAATCTCATAACCCCCGGGAAAAACCCATCCTTTCCACCCGGTGGTTAAGCTTCTGAAGATCCGCAGACCCTTCAGATCCAGATCAAAATCAAGGTCGAGGTCCACCGAGGAGCCAGAGCCCCACGCCGGAGGAGGGCAGGCCCCTCTTCAACCGCAAACGCTTCTGGAAGCGCGGTGGGCCAGGCCTGTCCTCCGGGACGTGGCTGAAGTGGAGCGGCCGTGCTCAACTTCTCTCGGGAGCCCCGGGCGCCGACCCATTTCCAAGGGGGAATCCCCGGGACGTTGGGGGCGGTGGCGGGGCGCGCGCCCCGGACACACTCACCCACGCGCACACCTGGCTGGCGGTTGCACGGCACAGATCGGGCTGTCGGGCGCCCCCACCCCGCCATCCTCCCCAaactccctccccagcccagagCCCTGCAGCCCGGGAGCCTCTCCAGCCCCCAACACCGGCCGCGCGCAGCCGGCGGCTGCTAACAGGTACCGGGCGCCTTCCCACGCGGGGGGCGCTGGCCAGGCCTGAGGCTTCTCAGCACCCCAGCACTGCTGGAGCAGGCGGCAGCGGAGTGCGGGGCGGCGGGGAGGGGCGCCTCGCGCGCGCCCTGCCACACTCACCACCACGGCATCGCTGTCGGCCACCGATCCCGCCATCTTCTTGCCCGGCGCGGCGGGGTACGTGGGACGCAGCGCGCGGGCGGGGATCCCGGGGCTGTCCtgcgcggggcgggggcgggggcgcgggTCCGAGCTGGCGCGGGCGCACGCACACACGAGGGGGCGCGCGCGCACACGCCCGGGGCCCGGCGCCGACCTGGCAGGCAGGgcctgggaggaagggaggggagggaggcagcgCCGGCCGGGAGGGCTAAGGTGCTCACCGCGGCCCGGGACAGCCCCGGACCTGGACCGACGCTGCTGCTtgctgccgctgccgctgccCGACCAAGAAAGGTGGCAAGGGCCGTGCCGCGTCGGCCCTGGGCAGCATTTAAAGGCCTCCGGGACCCGGCTCGGGAACCGGGAACAGGGCGGGGACCCGGCGGGGCTGCCGCGGCTTGCTCGGCGGGCCCTGCCCCTCGGCCATTGGACGGTGGCGGAGGCCGGGGCGGGAGGGACGGGCCTGTCCCGGTCCGGGAGGGCGGGGACCCTGTCGGCGCACACCGGCCAGAGGGTGGGCAGGGCCGGGGCTGGAGAAGTGAGGGCCCGAGCCGGTCAGGTGACAGGTGCTCGTGCCACCGGCGCCACTCCCTccagcctccttcctcctcctgccacGTCCTGGGGGCTGGT
This region of Rhinopithecus roxellana isolate Shanxi Qingling chromosome 17, ASM756505v1, whole genome shotgun sequence genomic DNA includes:
- the LGALSL gene encoding galectin-related protein, whose protein sequence is MAGSVADSDAVVKLDDGHLNNSLSSPVQADVYFPRLIVPFCGHIKGGMRPGKKVLVMGIVDLNPESFAISLTCGDSEDPPADVAIELKAVFTDRQLLRNSCISGERGEEQSAIPYFPFIPDQPFRVEILCEHPRFRVFVDGHQLFDFYHRIQTLSAIDTIKINGDLQITKLG